The Erigeron canadensis isolate Cc75 chromosome 1, C_canadensis_v1, whole genome shotgun sequence genome segment ACTTCTTATCTTTGTAGATATTATACTATTGTTATAATCTTTACAATAACTTATACTATATTGTTTTCTTTAGATGTCAGGTTCTACCGAATATGATTCAAGTGGTgaagatgatttttttattagaacACCCGAATTTGTCACTAATgaggtataacttttatcaaaaaatttattcttatttttattactttatgttttagttttgttattgtaaatcttttattattatatgcatttattatcattattttcatatgtttacatggagtttttattaataaaagcatttgttattataataattatttttaagtttactgtaatttaaaagtaacaCATATAAACTCGTTTGTAGGTGTTCGGATCTCGTGAAGAATTAATCGATTGGGTACAAAAGTTGGCATACTCACTTGGTGTTGTCATTGTAACAAAAAGGTCGAATCCAAGACCTTGTGGTTTCGTGTATAGGGTTCTACTCAAATGTCAACGTGGCGGCAAATATCAATATAAGGATTCAAGTAAAGATACTGGCACCAGGAAAACTAATTGTCCATTCGAATTAGAAGGAAGATATTCAGATGAATATGATTGTTGGATCTTAAGGGTGATATGTGATGAACACAACCATCGACCTATATTGTTTATGGAGGGTCATCCATATGCAAAGCGACTTTCCGCGGATGAATTTAATTATGTTGCAGATTTAACAAGGATGCATGTGCCACCACGTAATATTCTATCGCTACTTAAGAAGCGAAATTTAAGTAATGCGTCTACTCCCAAGACTATTTACAACGCACGCAATAAAATTCGCATGGTGGAAAATCTCAAATGCAGGTTCTCATGTCCCTATTGCATTCTAACAATTATGTATACGAATTTACTACAACTGAGTCAAATGAgttggataatttatttttcgTTCATCCAACATCATTTGATATCTGGCGTGCATTTCCACATGTGTTGATTATCGATGCCACGTACAAAACAAACCCTTATAATATGCCTTTCGTTGAGATTGTTGGCGTAACTTCAACCAGCAATACATTTTCAATAGCTTTTGCTTTTATCCATAGCGAAAAGACAGCTAACTATAAATGGGTCTTAGATTGTCTAAAACTGACACTAGACGAGTGCATGCTCCCACGGGTTATAGTTATAGATAAAGAGATGGCACTAGTGAATGCATGCAATGAAGTTTTTCCCGATGCCGCTCAGTTACTTTGCAGGTACcacattattttatttacttttattagttttatttattttattatacttactaaaataaaatttaaatttactttATAGGTGGCATATTGAGCAGAATATAATTGGAAGGTGTAGACAATTTTGTAAGTTATTACATGATTTGGAAGAATTTTTTTCATTATGGAAGTTACTAATAAAATCTACAACGTTGGAATCCTACACACACAATTATAATAAATTTGAGTCATTGTTGATCAATTATCCACGTATGTCTACTATATTTGCAtttctatttgatatatatgatttatttatatatacataatatatatatatatatatcttacaagtttattttgaatttcaggagttttaaattatataataaaagttgGTTAAACAAATACAAGGAAATGTTTGTGTCTGTTTGGATTGATCAACATCTCAACTTTGGAAATAACACAACTAATAGGGTAGAGAGCCAACATGCAAAGCTAAAGATATATATGGACAAGAATGCAAAATGTAGTTTGGATAGACTTCTAGGTTGTATTGACGAAATCGTGAAGTCGCAACTAACATTAATCAAAGAAAGCTTGGAAAATAGTAGAGTCGTTCGCATTCATAAGCATAATCTACgatatttcaaacttttgcGTGGTTTTGTTTCAAATGAGGCTCTCAAAAAAGTTCTTGAGGATCGTAAGCGATGGAAGGATCATAAGGGAGATTGTGATTGTCGACTTCGCACTGCTTATGGGTTACCATGTGCGTGCGAACTTTCAATGCATATAAGTTTACGTAAGTACTCTCATTTACAtgcaatttattattttaaactatttattacaaaattttaaatgaagtaatacttaattatatataaatataggtcaatatattactttggATTCGATTGACATTTTTTGGAGGAAGCTAGATCTTTCACCATCATCTACGCAAAAAGACGATGTTAGCTGTGATGATGTACTGCAACATTTTAAAGAAAACTACAACAAGCAGTCCAAAGTTGGGAAAAAAAGTTGGTTAAGAAAGTTGATGAATATTTTCAGTCCAGATACAACTGACATTCGGGAACCTCgagttcaaaataaaactcGTGGACAACCAaagaaatcgcaacaaaaaaagcGTACCGAGTTTTGTTCAACGAGATTTAGTTGTTCAACCATGCCCGATTTTGTTGAGCCGATTAAGGAGCCTGCCAAACAAAGTACATTTGAATTTGACTTGAACAAGGAGCCAAATATAGATTTGAACGAGGTCCCATATGAGTTTCAGGGTCCACACATGTTGGACTTAAATAAAGCGCCACTGAAGTGTGGTTCAAATTTAATGGACGATATTCCACAAGTATTTCATCCATACATTACGAATATACAAAATGTTTTCGGTGATGAAAACTGTGGATATCGAGCATTAGCTGTTTGTCTTGGACTTAATGAAGACAATTTTTATGAGTACATTCGGCAACAAATGAGAGAAGAGTTGCAAAATCGATATGATTTATACTCGAGGATTTTTGTTACCGATATAAATTCAATGTATCAAGACTTGTCTTTCTTTGGTTCCCTTTGTCCACCGGAACATTGGATGAAAATGCCCGAGGCAGGTGTTTTAGTTGCTAATAAACTTGGTGTGATCGTCCATTCTTTAGACAAGAGAGGCACTACGACGATTTTTCCGTTTTGGTGTGGTCCGGAAGATGTTGAACATCACAGAGCTCTTACAATTGCCCTTGTAAATGGAGAATCACATTT includes the following:
- the LOC122595696 gene encoding uncharacterized protein LOC122595696, whose translation is MRLYEIPANGTAAVVNQPCLSGQVSGKLENAKEMMTEGMMSGSTEYDSSGEDDFFIRTPEFVTNEVFGSREELIDWVQKLAYSLGVVIVTKRSNPRPCGFVYRVLLKCQRGGKYQYKDSSKDTGTRKTNCPFELEGRYSDEYDCWILRVICDEHNHRPILFMEGHPYAKRLSADEFNYVADLTRMHVPPRNILSLLKKRNLSNASTPKTIYNARNKIRMVENLKCSNTFSIAFAFIHSEKTANYKWVLDCLKLTLDECMLPRVIVIDKEMALVNACNEVFPDAAQLLCRVESQHAKLKIYMDKNAKCSLDRLLGCIDEIVKSQLTLIKESLENSRVVRIHKHNLRYFKLLRGFVSNEALKKVLEDRKRWKDHKGDCDCRLRTAYGLPCQYITLDSIDIFWRKLDLSPSSTQKDDVSCDDVLQHFKENYNKQSKVGKKSWLRKLMNIFSPDTTDIREPRVQNKTRGQPKKSQQKKRTEFCSTRFSCSTMPDFVEPIKEPAKQSTFEFDLNKEPNIDLNEVPYEFQGPHMLDLNKAPLKCGSNLMDDIPQVFHPYITNIQNVFGDENCGYRALAVCLGLNEDNFYEYIRQQMREELQNRYDLYSRIFVTDINSMYQDLSFFGSLCPPEHWMKMPEAGVLVANKLGVIVHSLDKRGTTTIFPFWCGPEDVEHHRALTIALVNGESHFVMVELQDEYPMPVITPYWTFHHGPCAAGWEIMYRSRLDVYISLCRRGSGVINIFD